A single window of Longimicrobiales bacterium DNA harbors:
- a CDS encoding ABC transporter ATP-binding protein, with protein sequence MRRVLRQALDLFDSRERLRLLTLVGAILLMGVAQMLGVASILPFLSVVADPGVVHTNERLNWVYVTLGFASETSFLFALGVAVLLVIGLSNGIVAGATYMITRFTWDKNHALSVQMLERYLAEPYEFFLGRNTAKLSKNILGEVTAVVNGVLVPGLKLFAQSVLATMILVLLIALDPLLAAVAAFVLGGMYGLIYLVIRRKQLRLGRERVSAGSARYKSSSEALIGIKDVKVLGCEAEFTRRFSAASTRYTTTQASNAIISELPKFALETVAFGGVLLIVLYVLGTRGTVAELLPVIGVYVFAAYRLMPALQTIFQSLAKIRFHGPALEVLHDDLFSSKKARPTTAVAEPVEFHRSIAFRDVSFRYPTSEGWVLRHVDLEIPRNAMVGFIGSTGAGKTTLVDLLLGLLIPQEGSICVDGEPLTEGRISSWRRRVGYVPQHIFLTDDSVARNIAFGVPDAEIDLAAVERAARIANIDEFVSSLASGYDTVVGDRGVRLSGGQRQRIGIARALYRDPDVLIFDEATSALDGMTESGVMEAIGRLSRKKTIILVAHRLSTLRECDTVFMFDSGRLVDSGALHELAARNGQLQEMVRLAAVGNGTARVTTAPSLEPVIEVG encoded by the coding sequence GTGAGACGAGTACTCCGGCAGGCTCTCGATCTGTTCGACAGCCGCGAGCGCCTGCGGCTGCTGACTCTGGTCGGAGCGATCCTGCTGATGGGCGTGGCGCAGATGCTGGGCGTCGCCTCGATCCTGCCCTTTCTCAGTGTTGTTGCCGATCCGGGCGTAGTGCACACGAACGAACGACTGAACTGGGTCTACGTGACGCTCGGCTTTGCGAGTGAGACGTCGTTTCTCTTCGCGCTCGGTGTGGCCGTCCTGCTCGTGATCGGGCTCAGCAACGGCATTGTCGCCGGTGCCACGTACATGATCACGCGCTTCACATGGGACAAGAACCATGCGCTCTCCGTGCAGATGCTGGAGCGGTACCTGGCCGAGCCCTACGAGTTCTTTCTCGGCCGGAACACGGCGAAGCTCAGCAAGAACATACTCGGCGAGGTGACGGCGGTCGTGAACGGTGTGCTGGTGCCGGGGCTGAAGCTGTTCGCGCAGTCGGTGCTGGCGACCATGATACTGGTGCTGCTGATCGCGCTGGACCCGCTGCTTGCCGCCGTGGCAGCGTTCGTCCTGGGAGGCATGTACGGGCTCATCTACCTGGTGATCCGTCGCAAGCAGCTCCGGCTCGGTCGGGAGCGGGTGAGCGCCGGCAGCGCGAGGTACAAGTCCTCGAGCGAGGCCCTGATCGGCATCAAGGACGTGAAGGTGCTGGGGTGCGAGGCGGAGTTCACGCGTCGCTTTTCCGCTGCATCGACGCGCTACACGACGACCCAGGCATCCAACGCGATCATCAGCGAGCTGCCGAAGTTTGCGCTGGAAACGGTCGCGTTCGGGGGTGTGCTCCTGATCGTGCTGTACGTGCTCGGCACGCGCGGCACTGTGGCCGAGCTGCTCCCGGTGATCGGCGTCTACGTGTTCGCCGCCTACCGCCTGATGCCTGCGCTGCAGACGATCTTCCAGTCCCTGGCAAAGATCCGCTTCCACGGGCCCGCGCTGGAGGTGCTGCACGACGACCTGTTCTCCTCGAAAAAGGCCCGCCCGACGACGGCCGTGGCGGAGCCGGTCGAGTTCCACCGCTCGATCGCATTTCGTGACGTGTCGTTCCGCTATCCCACGTCGGAGGGGTGGGTGCTGCGGCATGTCGACCTCGAGATCCCCAGGAACGCGATGGTCGGTTTCATCGGCAGCACGGGCGCCGGCAAGACGACGCTGGTCGACCTCCTGCTCGGCCTGCTGATTCCGCAGGAGGGCAGCATCTGCGTCGATGGCGAGCCGCTGACGGAGGGCAGGATCAGCTCCTGGCGCCGGCGAGTCGGGTACGTGCCGCAGCACATCTTCCTCACGGACGACTCCGTTGCCCGCAACATCGCGTTCGGTGTGCCGGATGCCGAGATCGACCTGGCCGCGGTCGAGCGGGCCGCGCGGATCGCGAACATCGACGAGTTCGTGAGCTCGCTCGCCTCGGGCTACGACACGGTGGTCGGCGATCGGGGTGTGCGGCTGAGCGGCGGGCAGCGGCAGCGCATCGGAATCGCCCGTGCACTGTACCGCGACCCGGACGTGCTGATCTTCGACGAGGCAACGAGCGCGCTCGACGGCATGACGGAGAGCGGGGTGATGGAGGCGATCGGCCGCCTTTCCAGGAAGAAGACGATCATCCTCGTCGCACACCGCCTTTCGACGCTCCGCGAGTGCGACACCGTTTTCATGTTCGACAGTGGTCGGCTGGTCGACAGCGGTGCGCTGCACGAGCTGGCCGCGCGCAACGGTCAGCTGCAGGAGATGGTGCGTCTTGCCGCCGTGGGCAACGGCACCGCCCGTGTTACGACTGCACCTTCGCTCGAGCCGGTGATCGAGGTCGGCTGA
- a CDS encoding polysaccharide deacetylase family protein: MATLTRPSAPPVTRSGQSRPPRVAHLWHAWSRHRPVILAYHDVVDPDRFAQQLDYLAAMMHPVRVEDVLRASAHGAPLPRGAVLVTFDDGDVTIHEHALPLLRERGIPAVAFVVTELIGTDRPAWFQEVRALVGGGAVHPRLGRMAPDAAVRTLKRLPDDERRRVLDELRGAHAPVARTQLSVEQLRELEEGGIEIGSHTHSHPCLDRCSDDTIEYELTRAHALLETWLGRAPRVFAYPNGNGDTRVDALLARMEYAAAFLFDHRIGVFPPANMYGISRVRVNSTTALRRFRNIVSGLHPLMHHSIGRT, translated from the coding sequence ATGGCGACGCTCACCCGCCCGTCCGCTCCGCCGGTGACACGCTCCGGCCAGTCGCGGCCACCGCGCGTGGCCCACCTGTGGCACGCATGGTCGCGGCACCGGCCGGTCATCCTCGCCTACCACGACGTCGTCGACCCGGACCGGTTTGCACAGCAGCTCGACTACCTCGCCGCCATGATGCACCCGGTCCGCGTGGAGGACGTGCTGCGCGCGTCGGCGCACGGCGCTCCACTGCCGCGCGGTGCCGTGCTCGTCACCTTCGACGACGGCGACGTCACGATCCACGAGCACGCGCTGCCGTTGCTGCGGGAGCGCGGGATCCCGGCTGTGGCATTCGTCGTGACCGAGCTGATCGGCACGGATCGGCCGGCGTGGTTCCAGGAAGTACGCGCGCTTGTCGGGGGCGGCGCGGTGCACCCGCGACTCGGGCGCATGGCGCCGGATGCCGCGGTGCGCACCCTGAAGCGCCTGCCGGACGACGAGCGGCGGCGCGTGCTCGACGAGCTGCGTGGAGCGCATGCACCGGTGGCGCGCACGCAGCTGTCGGTGGAGCAGCTCCGGGAACTCGAGGAAGGCGGAATCGAGATCGGCAGCCACACGCACTCGCACCCGTGCCTCGACCGGTGCAGTGACGACACCATCGAGTACGAGCTCACGCGTGCACACGCACTGCTCGAGACCTGGCTGGGCCGTGCACCGCGCGTGTTTGCATACCCGAACGGCAATGGCGACACGCGCGTGGACGCGCTGCTCGCGCGCATGGAATACGCCGCGGCATTCCTGTTCGATCACCGCATCGGCGTGTTCCCGCCAGCGAACATGTACGGCATCTCGCGTGTGCGCGTGAACTCGACCACCGCGCTGCGCCGGTTCCGCAACATCGTATCGGGGCTGCATCCCCTGATGCACCACTCGATCGGTCGCACGTGA
- a CDS encoding glycosyltransferase — MIAELAEALAQSAGVTDVVVSEDAFWDATGPEFDVVHLHWPEALLGWRRPEPAQLDRLSARLAWWRERAVLVATVHNIAPHMPAARDATGRAYELVFRAVHGLIHMGAASAAAVEQHYPHTRALPGVIIPHARYSSFPADRDAASARASLQLDAGEAVFLCFGRVRRTDELRLVREAFRAAAVPQGRLLIAGKLATGMSRAERLRVTTALALERRARACLRFVPAGDVQRFFLASDVVVVPRLEALNSGNVILGFGFGRVVVGPDAGVVGELLRSTDNPVFTPGDPASLARAMRRGLELSRQGQGERNREHAEREWDGARTAAAHVAFFREMMRSRRPTATESQAAAASPAFSVVIPAYNRAHLLPRAIGSVLAQTMPDLELIIVDDGSTDDTRALVEAITDPRVRYVHQQNAGAAAARNHGARLAQGTYITFLDSDDEARPHWLATLRTALEQAGADVVCCGLEKHGDEAGVRTRVPEDMGPMFDHVTGRFTNGGVFALRRSVFEEVGGYADSLRSGQHTELAMRLIPLVRRRGYVLHSIPDALVHVHVHEGPRIRGNPESIYLGSSYTLRAHRDLFRRDPTHHAKYQAIAGVNALRIGRLRDSRRHFVQAVLADPVRLEHWSRLLLSLAPSAAKRRWAGAAADASDS; from the coding sequence GTGATCGCAGAGCTTGCCGAGGCGCTGGCGCAGTCGGCAGGCGTGACGGATGTGGTCGTCAGCGAAGACGCGTTCTGGGACGCGACCGGTCCGGAGTTCGACGTGGTGCACCTTCACTGGCCGGAGGCGCTCCTCGGCTGGCGTCGTCCGGAGCCGGCGCAGCTGGACCGGCTGTCTGCGCGGCTCGCGTGGTGGCGCGAGCGCGCCGTACTCGTCGCGACCGTGCACAACATCGCGCCGCACATGCCCGCAGCACGCGACGCAACGGGGCGCGCCTATGAGCTGGTGTTCCGCGCCGTGCACGGCCTCATTCACATGGGCGCCGCTTCGGCCGCCGCAGTCGAGCAGCACTATCCGCACACGCGCGCACTCCCGGGTGTGATCATCCCGCACGCGAGGTACTCCTCCTTCCCCGCAGATCGGGATGCCGCATCCGCGCGTGCGTCGCTGCAGCTCGACGCAGGCGAGGCAGTGTTCCTGTGCTTCGGCCGCGTGCGGCGAACGGACGAGCTGCGCCTCGTGCGTGAAGCGTTCCGCGCGGCGGCAGTGCCCCAGGGCAGGCTGCTGATTGCGGGCAAGCTGGCCACCGGGATGTCCCGCGCGGAGCGGCTGCGCGTCACGACCGCGCTGGCGCTCGAGCGCCGGGCGCGGGCGTGCCTCCGCTTCGTGCCGGCGGGCGACGTGCAGCGGTTCTTCCTCGCGTCGGACGTGGTGGTCGTGCCCCGGCTTGAGGCGTTGAACTCCGGCAACGTGATCCTGGGTTTCGGGTTCGGTCGCGTGGTGGTCGGCCCGGACGCTGGCGTGGTGGGGGAGCTGCTGCGCAGCACGGACAACCCGGTGTTCACACCCGGGGATCCGGCCTCGCTCGCGAGAGCAATGCGGCGCGGGCTGGAGCTGAGCAGGCAGGGACAGGGCGAGCGCAACCGGGAGCATGCCGAGCGGGAGTGGGACGGGGCGCGCACGGCCGCGGCCCACGTCGCATTCTTCCGCGAGATGATGAGAAGCAGGAGGCCGACGGCGACGGAGTCGCAGGCCGCTGCCGCCTCACCGGCGTTCTCGGTGGTGATTCCCGCCTACAACCGTGCGCACCTGCTGCCGCGCGCAATCGGTAGCGTGCTCGCGCAGACGATGCCCGATCTCGAGCTGATCATCGTCGATGATGGCTCGACGGATGACACACGCGCGCTCGTGGAGGCGATCACTGATCCGCGAGTGCGCTACGTCCACCAGCAGAATGCCGGTGCCGCCGCAGCGCGCAATCACGGCGCGCGGCTGGCGCAGGGGACGTACATCACGTTCCTCGACAGCGACGACGAGGCGCGGCCGCACTGGCTCGCCACGTTGCGGACAGCCCTGGAGCAGGCCGGTGCCGACGTCGTCTGCTGCGGCCTGGAGAAGCACGGCGACGAGGCAGGGGTGCGAACCAGGGTGCCCGAGGACATGGGGCCGATGTTCGACCACGTGACCGGCCGCTTCACCAATGGCGGTGTGTTCGCCCTGCGCCGCTCGGTGTTCGAGGAGGTGGGCGGCTACGCAGACAGCCTGCGGTCGGGGCAGCACACCGAGCTGGCAATGCGGCTGATCCCTCTCGTGCGCCGCCGCGGCTACGTGCTCCACAGCATCCCGGACGCGCTGGTCCACGTGCACGTGCACGAAGGGCCGCGCATCCGCGGGAACCCCGAATCGATCTACCTCGGCAGCTCATACACGCTGCGTGCGCATCGCGACCTGTTCCGGAGGGACCCGACGCACCATGCGAAGTACCAGGCGATCGCGGGTGTCAATGCACTGCGGATCGGCAGGCTGCGCGATTCGCGCCGGCACTTCGTGCAGGCGGTGCTTGCCGATCCCGTGCGTCTCGAGCACTGGTCCCGGCTGCTGCTGTCGCTCGCACCATCGGCGGCGAAACGGCGCTGGGCGGGCGCGGCCGCGGACGCGAGCGACTCCTGA